The Mixophyes fleayi isolate aMixFle1 chromosome 1, aMixFle1.hap1, whole genome shotgun sequence genome includes a region encoding these proteins:
- the TMEM271 gene encoding transmembrane protein 271, giving the protein MKWGVRGACAALSSCFLLACALSAAAVGLKCFSLGSELKGEPFRLGTAAGAFYSGLLLSAGLSLLGSALLCCREDAAGESKPGSQNFLLLGVLVFMLGVLSAFAGAVIDGDTVSLVERKYSHFCLQQPTPGAGSSTTKCQKLKDYQRGLVISTIFNSLECLLGLINLLLVKNYKSSQQRRRRRRRCGGRRFQRQNRGSIFSNEEHDFSPGDFPFQSVSYINVGVFHLFDEAGVEVHCGGHPSLELPGYSPMDPDLNPSYPYCYPLPNEQPPPYDEIYPATEMCSSSTTTT; this is encoded by the coding sequence ATGAAGTGGGGTGTCCGGGGAGCCTGCGCTGCGCTCTCCAGCTGCTTCTTGCTTGCCTGCGCCCTAAGTGCGGCCGCTGTTGGCCTCAAGTGCTTCTCTCTGGGCTCTGAGCTGAAGGGTGAGCCATTCCGCCTGGGCACAGCCGCTGGCGCCTTCTACTCTGGATTGCTGCTTTCAGCTGGGCTCTCTCTCTTGGGGTCTGCCCTGCTCTGCTGCCGAGAGGATGCGGCAGGGGAGAGTAAGCCTGGCAGCCAGAACTTCCTCCTCCTTGGCGTGCTAGTCTTCATGTTGGGAGTGTTGAGCGCCTTTGCTGGGGCAGTGATAGATGGGGACACTGTGTCACTAGTGGAGAGGAAGTACTCACACTTTTGCCTGCAACAACCAACACCTGGCGCAGGCAGCAGCACCACCAAGTGCCAGAAGCTGAAGGATTACCAGCGAGGTTTGGTTATTTCCACCATTTTTAACTCCCTGGAGTGCCTGCTCGGGCTCATCAACTTGTTGCTAGTAAAAAACTACAAATCCTCCCAGCAGCGCCgcagaaggaggaggagatgtgGGGGAAGGCGCTTCCAGAGGCAAAACAGGGGCTCAATTTTCTCTAATGAGGAGCATGACTTCTCCCCTGGGGACTTCCCTTTCCAAAGTGTGTCATATATCAACGTTGGGGTTTTTCACCTATTTGATGAAGCGGGGGTGGAGGTGCACTGTGGGGGTCACCCCTCTCTGGAGCTCCCGGGTTATTCACCTATGGACCCTGATTTAAACCCTTCATACCCCTATTGTTACCCTTTACCTAATGAGCAGCCCCCTCCATATGATGAGATTTACCCTGCTACTGAAATGTGCAGCAGCAGCACGACCACTACATAA